A window of the Pogona vitticeps strain Pit_001003342236 chromosome 4, PviZW2.1, whole genome shotgun sequence genome harbors these coding sequences:
- the ASXL3 gene encoding putative Polycomb group protein ASXL3 isoform X1, whose translation MKDKRKKKDRTWAEAARLALEKHPNSPMTAKQILEVIQKEGLKETSGTSPLACLNAMLHTNTRVGDGTFFKIPGKAGLYALKKEDVTCPTDGTLDLSCESELDGTEMAETNNSNGEENGVCPKQETEEVSSIRDSSLTNTSMQSKLVSSFQQHTKKALKQALRQQQKRRNGVSMMVNKTVPRVVLTPLKVSDEQSDSPSGSESKNGEADSSDKEMKHGQKSPTGKQMSQHLKRLKKSGLGHLKWTKAEDIDIETPGSILVNTNLRALINKHTFLSLPQHFQQYLLLLLPEVDRQMGSDGVLRLSSSALNNEFFAYAAQGWKQRLAEGEFTPEMQLRIRQEIEKEKKTEPWKEKFFERFYGEKLGMSIEESMKLTSVQNNNEDEDSSVCGSSDLPGPSRDSTFDNHEEKNSQLSLLPERDFSQSLCSTEHIPSKDLIAEAEDILIPEESVIQEEIAEEVETSICECHVENHKTEPVNSEQPVSPVGITEETETVPLIGNSESYIVMNDVVSTMPHIEIKLEERLEYPQEEIPAMTDQLESSSSPSQSASSTNSLSNMEDKDLDSTKELSPDGKYSPVLNGSLFTGGSVAVHMELQSDPDEQSSENACTSETSFSSESPEEPSVSIASPGGDTQSTSEEPFTPVSLETACSSDMSCTENTEADSQQKLTDDNLNTSLMSEASPMPPSPVTSEASLMSNLPLTSEASPVSNLPLPSETSPMSDLPLTSETSSVSSVLLASETSHSNSLLLASEASPLSNSPMSEPFIQERKSPCLSEESLSSLKEDTSAISSASQEENLASQQKQLQSAPEAMKSAILENSAVEESQSRNLAIQPGRSHTETEKAFISSVVDHPSSEIIKIRNHGPQQRVEKKGAISQLEVSVLTEVAGCKNTESLPCRSHDKLYASSSTEKFPEVGRNKSHKPQGSAQSRFEGSYSSKATEVTKSPEIRSESRDLEIPKRKTAEHYGFGICKEKRARIEDDQSHRNTSMSSSEREPPPREEPRVPPLKIQLSKIGPPFIIKSQPVSKPEPRASPSSSVSSGRNTGARTLADIKARAQQARAQREAAAAAAVAAAASIVSGGLGSPCEGGKTRTLAHIKEQTKAKLFAKHQARAYLLQNNKETKSQHASKEGSSAVDSSTSSETKIEGSTGVIIVNPNCRSPSNKSAHLREASSLLQQSLNATTLPETSPDVSVHSSDESIPVSHLCEKMLSTTSTESNSVSVLYNKNSVPMSVCSTAVSGAIKELPFVGSVDKSSVLMSIESTDTKVCNITMLKSIQGADPPCVAIMPKCIENATGPATVDSTVLSNSLDEKRLPVPSSNANSAISSQYASVPTSTIASNLPNHLVGSSVLIPPVGAAKRYSSDKIAITGCNDPSSLSNNTSGRAALHCSEALPGADSVGRTSISVFATNMMTVSSYDGPTKMSSDVMERNAGMRTRLDVSAKSSVGYTQAPMNRSIPCKVIVDHTTTTMNSNLSMGAAVENSENSTDVQNRPARTETALQNIACPQVSVISRPELLTNDNTEHGSGFSTVATKQDGKHLQAACTSLREVPLVPHDKRLEGVPPGQGFSEQLQGPLAFKSEVDSVCANSYNPNSRICWNDDDAMNTDQSLVSHLNPNKHKEYTEQNCLKNVKTEPSGFAHVNEMQSRNIVTSIALPVKSEANESDKCFRMDTEEFARPEIPLQTSEIAASAQAAQSSKTCVTDSVENALSLTTEMLKRVTNAGSSSCRLSSVEANNPLVTQLLQGNLPLEKVLPQPRLGAKLEINRLPFPLQTTSGCKSAPSERNVAENSSSSPGTDGRGFPAASIGPLQIRKRENHPKKRVARTAGEVKCEPGKPSLDSDVNVGPCILASSMSQLGHSQLFKQEWPSKHTLQSRVAHSPEIKQQKRPLPSCSFQQNLFNVDKNGSFHAEASTSHRQHFYQMPMAARGPVPTGSLMQAPLKAPSGCSAFAFSRHLEQKALGEVSMSTTSHQLRLASVFSPNIQIKEGDDISSASQTLQNKSLVHPPPPLPPPPPPPPPPPPPPPPPPLPNAEAPSDHKQPTVTMETTKRLSWPQPASVCSNIKSEPISFEEGLSSSCELGMKQASYDQNEVKEQLKAFALKNADFPSYLLSEPQKPFPQLATQKIQTQQQQQQQQLCGNYPTIHFGSTSFKRAASAIEKSIGILGSSSSNTASSLTIQNTQIPVQKFADSSTADELELKCSCRLKAMIVCKGCGAFCHDDCIGPSKLCVACLVVR comes from the exons GCTTTGAGACAGcagcagaaaagaagaaatggagtcTCAATGATGGTAAACAAGACTGTTCCTCGTGTTGTTTTGACACCATTAAAGGTGTCTGATGAGCAGTCGGATTCACCTTCAG ggtcTGAATCTAAAAATGGTGAAGCAGACAGTTCTGATAAGGAAATGAAACATGGGCAGAAGTCCCCAACTGGAAAACAAATGAGCCAGCACTTAAAGAGattaaaaaaatctggtttag GACACTTGAAATGGACCAAAGCCGAGGATATTGACATAGAGACGCCAGGATCTATTCTTGTGAACACTAACCTGAGGGctttaataaacaaacacacatttcTTTCCTTACCTCAGCATTTCCAACAATACCTCCTGCTTTTGCTTCCAGAAGTAGATAGAcag ATGGGAAGTGATGGAGTTTTGCGCCTCAGTAGTTCCGCTCTAAATAATGAATTCTTTGCATATGCAGCACAAGGGTGGAAACAACGATTGGCAGAAG GAGAATTTACTCCTGAAATGCAGTTGCGCATCAGACaagagattgaaaaagaaaagaagactgaaccCTGGAAAGAGAAGTTCTTTGAAAGATTTTATGGAGAAAA GCTAGGGATGTCAATAGAAGAATCTATGAAGCTTACATCTGTCCAGAACAATAATGAAGATGAAGATAGTTCAGTTTGTGGGTCTTCAGATCTGCCTGGTCCGTCGAGAGACTCAACCTTTGACAATCACGAAGAGAAAAACAGCCAGCTATCACTATTACCAGAGAGAGATTTCAGTCAGTCACTTTGCAGTACAGAACATATCCCATCCAAGGATCTAATAGCAGAAGCTGAAGACATTTTGATACCTGAAGAATCTGTCATtcaagaagaaattgctgaagagGTTGAGACAAGTATCTGTGAATGTCATGTGGAGAACCATAAAACAGAACCAGTTAATTCTGAACAGCCAGTCAGCCCTGTTGGTATAactgaagaaacagaaacagtacCACTTATAGGGAACTCTGAATCTTACATTGTGATGAATGATGTAGTAAGTACAATGCCTCATATTGAAATTAAGTTGGAGGAGAGATTGGAGTATCCTCAGGAAGAAATACCAGCCATGACTGATCAGCTAGAAAGCAGTTCATCACCTTCGCAATCTGCTTCATCTACAAATTCTCTCAGtaatatggaagacaaagatCTTGACTCCACAAAAGAGCTAAGTCCTGATGGAAAATACTCCCCTGTCCTCAATGGTTCCTTATTCACTGGTGGAAGTGTCGCTGTACATATGGAGCTGCAAAGTGACCCTGATGAGCAGTCATCTGAAAATGCTTGCACTTCTGAAACTTCCTTTTCCTCTGAAAGCCCGGAGGAACCATCTGTCAGTATTGCATCTCCTGGAGGTGACACACAATCTACTTCAGAGGAGCCATTCACTCCAGTGTCTCTGGAAACAGCGTGTTCATCTGATATGTCTTGCACTGAAAACACTGAAGCAGATAGTCAACAAAAACTTACTGATGATAATCTGAACACATCTTTAATGTCTGAAGCATCTCCAATGCCTCCGTCACCTGTAACTTCAGAAGCATCTCTTATGTCAAATTTGCCCCTAACTTCAGAGGCATCACCAGTTTCTAATTTACCTTTACCATCTGAAACCTCACCAATGTCTGACTTGCCCTTGACATCTGAAACCTCCTCAGTGTCTTCTGTTCTTTTAGCTTCTGAAACATCTCATTCAAACAGTTTACTGTTAGCTTCAGAAGCATCTCCACTTTCTAATTCCCCAATGAGTGAACCATTTATTCAGGAGAGAAAATCACCATGTTTGTCTGAAGAATCCTTGTCATCACTGAAAGAAGACACTTCTGCCATTTCCAGTGCTTCTCAAGAAGAGAATCTTGCATCACAACAGAAGCAACTGCAGAGTGCACCTGAAGCTATGAAATCTGCAATACTTGAAAATTCAGCTGTGGAAGAATCCCAGTCTAGAAACCTTGCTATTCAACCAGGTAGATCacatacagaaacagaaaaagcttttatttcttctgttgtAGATCATCCTTcatcagaaataataaaaattagaaaCCATGGTCCCCAACAAAGGGTTGAAAAGAAAGGTGCAATCTCTCAGCTGGAAGTATCTGTTCTAACAGAAGTGGCAGGATGCAAAAATACTGAATCTCTTCCATGTAGATCACATGATAAGCTATATGCTTCATCATCAACAGAAAAGTTCCCAGAAGTGGGCAGAAATAAGTCTCACAAACCTCAAGGCTCTGCACAGAGTCGCTTTGAAGGGTCTTATTCTTCAAAGGCAACTGAAGTCACAAAATCACCTGAAATAAGAAGTGAAAGTAGAGACCTGGAGATTCCAAAGAGGAAGACAGCTGAACACTACGGGTTTGGAATCTGCAAAGAAAAGCGAGCCAGAATTGAAGATGATCAGTCTCACCGTAATACATCAATGAGTTCGTCTGAAAGAGAGCCTCCACCTAGAGAAGAACCCAGAGTCCCACCTCTTAAG aTTCAGTTGTCAAAAATTGGGCCACCTTTTATCatcaagagccagcctgtttccAAACCAGAACCTCGAGCTTCCCCGAGTAGCTCAGTCAGCAGTGGGAGGAATACTGGAGCGAGAACGCTGGCAGATATCAAAGCTAGAGCCCAACAAGCTAGAGCCCAGAGGGaggctgcagctgcagctgctgttGCAGCAGCTGCAAGCATTGTCTCTGGAGGCCTAGGAAGCCCCTGCGAAGGTGGAAAGACCAGGACCTTGGCACACATCAAGGAGCAAACAAAGGCCAAATTATTTGCAAAGCACCAGGCAAGAGCCTACCTGCTTCAGAACAACAAAGAAACCAAGTCTCAGCATGCCTCCAAGGAAGGTTCATCAGCAGTGGACAGCTCTACTTCTTCTGAAACCAAGATTGAAGGTTCTACTGGTGTAATTATAGTGAATCCTAACTGCAGGTCTCCTAGCAACAAGTCGGCTCACCTTCGTGAAGCTTCATCTTTATTGCAGCAGTCCCTTAATGCCACTACTTTGCCAGAAACTAGTCCTGACGTCTCTGTTCACAGTTCTGATGAAAGTATACCTGTTTCACATTTGTGTGAGAAAATGCTCTCAACTACCTCTACAGAAAGTAACAGTGTCTCAGTATTATATAATAAAAACTCGGTTCCCATGTCTGTGTGTAGCACTGCTGTGTCAGGAGCAATCAAGGAACTGCCGTTCGTAGGTTCTGTTGATAAGTCCTCTGTTTTAATGTCCATTGAAAGCACAGACACAAAGGTTTGCAATATAACCATGCTGAAATCCATCCAAGGAGCTGACCCTCCATGCGTTGCTATCATGCCAAAATGTATTGAGAACGCCACTGGCCCAGCCACAGTAGACAGTACAGTCCTGTCAAATTCCTTAGATGAGAAGAGGTTGCCGGTGCCAAGCAGCAATGCAAACAGTGCCATTTCCAGCCAGTATGCGAGTGTGCCAACTTCAACAATCGCAAGCAATTTGCCAAATCATCTAGTTGGTAGCTCTGTTTTAATTCCTCCTGTGGGAGCTGCAAAGAGGTATTCTTCTGATAAGATAGCCATAACTGGGTGCAACGACCCAAGTTCTTTGTCAAATAACACATCTGGTAGGGCAGCATTACACTGCAGTGAGGCACTTCCAGGAGCAGATTCTGTTGGCAGGACTTCCATTTCAGTGTTTGCCACTAATATGATGACAGTAAGTTCTTATGATGGTCCCACCAAAATGAGTTCTGATGTCATGGAGAGAAATGCTGGGATGAGGACCCGATTAGATGTGTCTGCTAAATCCTCAGTAGGCTACACACAAGCACCTATGAATAGATCTATACCTTGTAAAGTCATTGTTGACCACACAACAACGACAATGAACTCAAACCTGTCAATGGGGGCAGCTGTTGAAAACTCTGAAAACAGCACAGATGTCCAGAACAGGCCTGCTAGGACAGAAACTGCCTTACAAAATATAGCATGTCCTCAAGTATCTGTAATAAGCAGACCTGAGCTGCTTACGAATGATAATACGGAGCATGGCTCTGGCTTCAGCACTGTTGCCACAAAGCAAGATGGCAAACATTTGCAAGCAGCTTGTACCAGTCTTCGAGAAGTGCCTCTTGTGCCTCATGATAAACGACTTGAGGGTGTTCCTCCTGGCCAAGGTTTTTCAGAACAATTGCAAGGCCCTTTGGCTTTTAAAAGCGAAGTAGATAGTGTCTGTGCCAATTCTTATAACCCAAATAGCAGAATCTGCTGGAATGATGACGACGCAATGAATACTGACCAATCTTTAGTCAGTCATCTTAACCCAAATAAGCATAAGGAATATACTGAACAAAACTGCTTGAAAAATGTGAAAACAGAGCCGTCAGGGTTTGCACATGTGAATGAGATGCAGTCAAGGAACATTGTGACAAGCATAGCCTTGCCCGTTAAGTCAGAAGCTAATGAATCTGACAAATGCTTTAGGATGGACACGGaagagtttgcaagacctgaaatACCTCTCCAGACTTCAGAAATAGCCGCAAGTGCACAGGCAGCACAAAGCTCCAAGACATGTGTTACAGATTCTGTGGAAAACGCTTTGTCACTGACAACAGAAATGCTAAAAAGAGTTACAAATGCTGGAAGCTCAAGCTGTCGTTTATCATCTGTAGAAGCCAACAATCCTCTGGTGACACAGTTACTGCAAGGCAACTTGCCACTGGAGAAAGTGTTGCCACAGCCCAGGTTAGGAGCCAAGCTGGAAATTAACcggcttcccttccctttgcaAACTACCTCAGGATGTAAGTCAGCACCCTCTGAGCGAAATGTGGCTGAGAATTCTTCCAGTTCTCCAGGTACAGACGGCAGAGGATTTCCTGCAGCTAGTATCGGCCCCTTACAAATTAGAAAGCGAGAAAATCATCCCAAAAAGAGAGTGGCCAGGacagcaggggaagtgaaatgtGAGCCTGGGAAACCCTCCCTAGACTCGGATGTGAACGTGGGCCCTTGTATCCTCGCTTCCAGCATGAGCCAACTTGGGCATAGTCAGCTGTTTAAACAAGAATGGCCAAGCAAGCACACCCTCCAAAGTAGGGTCGCACACAGCCCGGAGATCAAGCAGCAAAAGAGGCCACTGCCTTCATGCAGTTTCCAGCAGAACTTATTTAATGTGGACAAAAATGGCAGTTTCCATGCAGAAGCAAGTACCTCCCATCGACAGCATTTCTACCAAATGCCAATGGCTGCAAGAGGCCCAGTCCCCACAGGCTCTTTGATGCAGGCACCATTAAAGGCTCCATCCGGCTGCAGTGCCTTTGCTTTCAGCAGGCATCTAGAGCAGAAGGCTCTGGGAGAGGTCAGCATGTCGACAACATCTCACCAACTGAGGCTGGCGAGTGTTTTTTCCCCTAACATTCAGATTAAGGAAGGTGATGACATTTCTAGTGCCTCACAGACTCTGCAGAATAAATCATTAGTACATCCCCCGCCACCTCTAccgcccccaccccctccaccgccgccgcccccaccccctccgccaccccctccccttcccaatgCAGAAGCCCCATCTGATCACAAACAACCGACAGTTACTATGGAAACCACTAAAAGACTTAGTTGGCCTCAGCCGGCAAGCGTCTGTAGCAATATAAAATCTGAACCCATTTCTTTTGAGGAAGGTTTAAGCAGCAGCTGTGAGCTGGGCATGAAACAAGCTTCTTACGATCAGAACGAAGTGAAAGAACAGTTGAAAGCTTTTGCCTTGAAAAATGCCGACTTCCCTTCCTATTTACTTTCTGAGCCACAGAAGCCTTTTCCCCAATTAGCTACTCAGAAAATAcagactcagcagcagcagcagcagcagcagctctgtggAAATTACCCCACCATACACTTTGGTAGCACAAGCTTCAAAAGGGCAGCGTCTGCAATTGAAAAATCTATTGGAATTTTAGGAAGTAGTAGTTCAAATACAGCCTCGAGCCTGACTATTCAGAACACACAGATTCCAGTTCAGAAATTTGCTGACAGCAGCACTGCGGATGAGCTGGAACTCAAATGCTCTTGCCGGCTGAAAGCCATGATCGTGTGCAAAGGCTGTGGCGCCTTCTGCCATGACGACTGCATAGGCCCTTCAAAATTGTGTGTAGCCTGTTTAGTCGTTCGGTAA